Proteins encoded together in one Schumannella luteola window:
- the ruvA gene encoding Holliday junction branch migration protein RuvA — translation MIASVRGPVLSAAGTLVVVEVGGVGMAVQVTPQHALSLRLGQEALLHTALIVRDDDLSLFGFATREELTVFDLLRGVTGVGPKSALGVLAALSPDEIARAIGAEDDAAFRKVSGIGPKTAKLITVSLAGKLVPVAPAAAGGATTAAPRGTADSVLAALVGLGWAEKNAAQAVDEVLAEVDDATRGSVPTVLRLALSRLGPQR, via the coding sequence ATGATCGCCTCCGTGCGCGGACCCGTGCTCAGCGCCGCCGGAACCCTCGTCGTCGTCGAGGTCGGCGGTGTCGGCATGGCCGTCCAGGTCACGCCCCAGCACGCGCTGAGCCTGCGCCTCGGCCAGGAGGCGCTGCTGCACACGGCGCTGATCGTGCGTGACGACGACCTCAGCCTGTTCGGCTTCGCCACGCGCGAGGAGCTCACGGTCTTCGACCTGCTGCGCGGCGTCACCGGCGTCGGCCCGAAGTCGGCGCTCGGCGTGCTCGCCGCGCTCAGCCCCGACGAGATCGCCCGCGCGATCGGCGCCGAGGACGACGCCGCGTTCCGCAAGGTCTCGGGCATCGGGCCGAAGACGGCCAAGCTCATCACGGTCAGCCTCGCCGGCAAGCTCGTGCCGGTCGCCCCGGCCGCCGCCGGGGGAGCGACCACGGCCGCTCCGCGCGGCACCGCCGACAGCGTGCTCGCCGCACTCGTCGGCCTGGGCTGGGCCGAGAAGAACGCGGCCCAGGCGGTCGACGAGGTGCTCGCCGAGGTGGATGACGCCACCCGCGGCTCCGTTCCGACCGTGCTGCGCCTCGCCCTCTCGCGCCTGGGGCCGCAGCGATGA
- the ruvC gene encoding crossover junction endodeoxyribonuclease RuvC, with amino-acid sequence MRVLGIDPGLTRCGVGIVDVAPDRRATLVHVGVIRTSPDTRLEQRIHAIMLGVRAALDEHRPDAVALERVFAQHNLSTVMGVAQASGVVLALAAERELRVGLHTPSEVKAAVTGYGAAEKAQVGTMVARVLRLDEIPKPADAADALALALCHAWSGQAGMPAAGSASALGSASGSSDGLTPAQRAWRDAEKRTARTEPRFAAPTRKATR; translated from the coding sequence ATGCGCGTGCTCGGAATCGACCCCGGTCTGACCCGCTGCGGCGTCGGCATCGTCGACGTCGCGCCCGACCGTCGCGCGACCCTCGTGCACGTCGGCGTCATCCGCACGAGCCCCGACACCCGGCTCGAGCAGCGCATCCATGCGATCATGCTCGGAGTCCGGGCCGCGCTCGACGAGCACCGGCCGGATGCGGTCGCGCTCGAGCGGGTCTTCGCGCAGCACAACCTCAGCACCGTGATGGGCGTCGCGCAGGCCAGCGGCGTCGTGCTCGCCCTCGCCGCCGAGCGCGAGCTGCGCGTCGGCCTGCACACGCCGAGCGAGGTGAAGGCCGCCGTCACCGGCTACGGCGCCGCCGAGAAGGCCCAGGTCGGCACGATGGTCGCGCGGGTGCTGCGCCTCGACGAGATCCCCAAACCCGCGGATGCCGCCGACGCACTGGCGCTCGCGCTCTGCCACGCGTGGAGCGGGCAGGCCGGGATGCCGGCCGCCGGCTCCGCATCCGCCCTCGGCTCCGCATCCGGCTCGTCCGACGGGCTCACCCCGGCCCAGCGCGCCTGGCGCGATGCCGAGAAGCGCACCGCGCGCACCGAACCCCGATTCGCCGCCCCGACCCGAAAGGCCACCCGATGA
- the pdxT gene encoding pyridoxal 5'-phosphate synthase glutaminase subunit PdxT: MPVGAGLRVGVLALQGDVREHAAVLTALGAEVVLVRRASELDAVSGLVLPGGESSVMDKLTRRFGLREPLRERIAAGMPVYGTCAGLILLADRLLDGIAGQQTLGGLDATVRRNAFGAQNESFETRLAVPVLGAEPVAATFIRAPEVVEVGAGVEVLARLADGRIVAVEQGPLLGTAFHPEVDGETRFHARFLERVRAAA; the protein is encoded by the coding sequence GTGCCGGTCGGCGCCGGTCTGCGCGTCGGCGTGCTCGCCCTGCAGGGCGACGTGCGCGAGCACGCGGCCGTGCTGACCGCGCTCGGCGCCGAGGTCGTGCTCGTGCGCCGAGCGAGCGAGCTGGATGCGGTGAGCGGGCTCGTGCTGCCCGGCGGCGAATCGAGCGTGATGGACAAGCTCACGCGACGCTTCGGCCTGCGTGAGCCGCTGCGTGAGCGCATCGCCGCCGGGATGCCCGTCTACGGCACCTGCGCCGGACTCATCCTGCTCGCCGACCGCCTGCTCGACGGCATCGCCGGCCAGCAGACGCTCGGCGGACTCGACGCGACCGTGCGGCGCAACGCCTTCGGCGCGCAGAACGAGTCCTTCGAGACGCGGCTCGCGGTGCCGGTGCTCGGCGCCGAGCCGGTCGCCGCGACGTTCATCCGGGCGCCCGAGGTCGTCGAGGTCGGCGCCGGGGTCGAAGTGCTGGCGCGCCTCGCCGACGGACGCATCGTCGCCGTCGAGCAGGGCCCGCTGCTCGGCACCGCGTTCCACCCCGAGGTCGACGGCGAGACCCGCTTCCACGCGCGCTTCCTCGAGCGGGTGCGCGCGGCGGCGTGA
- a CDS encoding response regulator transcription factor, with translation MSARIRVLVADDQRLFRDGIAMLLESQADLELVGSAATGVEAVDLAAATRPDVMLMDIRMPVLDGLSATERLLTAPVPLGGAAPRVLVVTTFRRDEAVARAIRAGASGFVTKDAQPEFLLAAIRTVHAGQAVIAPAATFDLLARFSQPVREARPDLIEVLSPREKEIFLLAAKGLSNAEIAADAFVEETTVKTHVGSILAKLGLRSRVQVVAFAWENGLVG, from the coding sequence GTGAGCGCACGCATCCGTGTGCTCGTCGCCGACGACCAGCGGCTGTTCCGCGACGGCATCGCGATGCTGCTCGAGTCGCAGGCCGACCTCGAGCTCGTGGGCAGCGCGGCGACGGGCGTCGAGGCGGTCGACCTCGCGGCCGCGACCCGCCCCGATGTCATGCTCATGGACATCCGCATGCCCGTGCTCGACGGACTCAGCGCGACCGAGCGGCTGCTGACCGCGCCGGTCCCGCTCGGCGGGGCTGCTCCCCGCGTGCTCGTCGTCACCACCTTCCGCCGCGACGAGGCCGTGGCGCGGGCGATCCGCGCGGGCGCGAGCGGCTTCGTCACAAAGGATGCGCAGCCGGAGTTCCTGCTCGCCGCGATCCGCACCGTGCACGCCGGGCAGGCCGTGATCGCCCCGGCGGCGACCTTCGACCTTCTCGCGCGTTTCTCGCAGCCCGTGCGCGAGGCGCGGCCGGATCTGATCGAGGTGCTCTCGCCGCGCGAGAAGGAGATCTTCCTGCTGGCCGCGAAGGGGCTCAGCAACGCCGAGATCGCCGCGGACGCCTTCGTCGAGGAGACCACGGTGAAGACGCACGTCGGCAGCATCCTCGCCAAGCTCGGCCTGCGCTCGCGCGTGCAGGTCGTCGCCTTCGCCTGGGAGAACGGGCTCGTCGGCTGA
- a CDS encoding HIT family protein translates to MPTDYDGTAYPQAESASDLAGVPDGLSRLWTPHRIAYIEAGGVPSSHECPFCVAPTLSDEQGLIVHRGEHAFVLMNLFPYNSGHLLICPYRHVAGYDETTEAESAEMTHLTQTAMRVLRATSGPAGFNIGMNQGAVAGAGVAAHLHQHVVPRWASDANFFPIIAQTKAIPKLLGDARRELAEAWPV, encoded by the coding sequence GTGCCGACTGACTACGACGGCACCGCCTACCCGCAGGCCGAGTCCGCATCCGACCTCGCCGGCGTTCCCGACGGGCTGTCGCGCTTGTGGACGCCGCACCGCATCGCCTACATCGAGGCCGGCGGTGTGCCGTCGAGCCACGAGTGCCCGTTCTGCGTGGCGCCGACGCTGAGCGACGAGCAGGGACTCATCGTGCACCGCGGCGAGCACGCCTTCGTGCTGATGAACCTGTTCCCCTACAACAGCGGCCACCTGCTCATCTGCCCCTACCGCCACGTCGCGGGCTACGACGAGACGACGGAGGCGGAGTCGGCGGAGATGACCCATCTCACCCAGACGGCGATGCGCGTGCTGCGGGCGACGAGCGGCCCGGCCGGCTTCAACATCGGCATGAACCAGGGCGCCGTGGCCGGAGCCGGCGTCGCCGCGCACCTGCACCAGCACGTCGTGCCGCGCTGGGCGTCGGATGCGAACTTCTTCCCGATCATCGCCCAGACGAAGGCGATCCCGAAGCTGCTCGGCGACGCCCGCCGCGAGCTCGCCGAGGCCTGGCCGGTCTGA
- the pdxS gene encoding pyridoxal 5'-phosphate synthase lyase subunit PdxS, whose protein sequence is MTDDTTPQTGGLRVKRGLAEMLKGGVIMDVVTAEQARIAEDAGAVAVMALERVPADIRAQGGVARMSDPDLIDQIIATVSIPVMAKARIGHQVEAQVLQALGVDYIDESEVLSPADYVNHIDKQLFTTPFVCGATNLGEALRRITEGAAMIRSKGEAGTGDVSEATKHIRTITSEIRALGSKSRDELYVAAKELQAPYDLVVEIAETGKLPVVLFTAGGVATPADAAFMMQLGADGVFVGSGIFKSGDPAARAAAIVKATAFSDDPAVIAEASRGLGEAMVGINVADLPAPHRLAERGW, encoded by the coding sequence GTGACTGATGACACCACACCCCAGACCGGCGGCCTCCGCGTCAAGCGCGGCCTGGCCGAGATGCTGAAGGGCGGCGTCATCATGGACGTCGTCACCGCCGAGCAGGCCCGCATCGCAGAAGACGCCGGCGCCGTCGCCGTGATGGCGCTCGAGCGCGTGCCCGCCGACATCCGCGCCCAGGGCGGCGTCGCCCGCATGAGCGACCCCGACCTGATCGACCAGATCATCGCGACCGTGAGCATCCCGGTCATGGCGAAGGCCCGCATCGGCCACCAGGTCGAGGCGCAGGTGCTGCAGGCGCTCGGCGTCGATTACATCGACGAGTCGGAGGTGCTGAGCCCCGCCGACTACGTCAACCACATCGACAAGCAGCTCTTCACGACCCCGTTCGTGTGCGGCGCGACCAACCTGGGCGAGGCGCTGCGCCGCATCACCGAGGGCGCTGCGATGATCCGCTCGAAGGGCGAGGCGGGCACGGGGGATGTATCGGAGGCGACCAAGCACATCCGCACGATCACGAGCGAGATCCGCGCGCTGGGGTCGAAGAGCCGCGACGAGCTGTACGTCGCCGCGAAGGAGCTGCAGGCGCCCTACGACCTCGTCGTCGAGATCGCCGAGACCGGCAAGCTGCCCGTCGTGCTGTTCACGGCCGGCGGCGTCGCGACGCCCGCGGACGCGGCGTTCATGATGCAGCTCGGCGCCGACGGCGTCTTCGTCGGCTCGGGCATCTTCAAGTCGGGCGACCCGGCGGCGCGCGCGGCCGCGATCGTCAAGGCGACCGCGTTCTCCGACGACCCGGCTGTGATCGCCGAGGCCTCGCGCGGACTCGGCGAGGCGATGGTCGGCATCAACGTCGCCGATCTGCCCGCACCGCACCGCCTGGCCGAGCGCGGCTGGTGA
- a CDS encoding sensor histidine kinase, with protein MYISVSRLKAWAVPIAAAAIFLGGAFTLSTYGNFGFAVFLLLILCVAAGLSWSRPIASLVAIVPSVTIGTVAESVIVAWRINIGWFSAVLAVALCVGVVAARHRSLRWIALAITPGAGIASAAWWNGRTLFDNLAIFVFCTAIAAAAWGVGVAIRENSARIAAFTQAARLETRLETTESSLSLADERNRLAQEMHDVVAHSLAVIVAQADGARYLKDARPQAMADALEAISGSARSALLDVQGMIDGMLDGTEAPQPTLEQLPDLVEGSRGAGLDVTQVTAGEPAALGLAQQAAAYRIVQEGLTNALRHRGRGSAVSLVFDWRGPGLSIQLVSSGEGEQSALETRGSGRGVTGMQERARLAGGWLADGADESGDHRLTAFIPYRELDAEEHLAAATGPLPAAAASSAAPSSPAPAGAAPRPAAPGALA; from the coding sequence ATGTACATCAGCGTTTCCCGCTTGAAGGCCTGGGCGGTGCCCATCGCCGCCGCCGCGATCTTCCTGGGTGGCGCGTTCACCCTGTCGACCTACGGGAACTTCGGATTCGCTGTCTTCCTGCTGCTCATACTGTGCGTGGCCGCAGGGCTGAGCTGGTCGCGTCCGATCGCATCTCTCGTGGCGATCGTGCCGTCAGTCACGATCGGGACGGTTGCCGAATCGGTGATCGTCGCGTGGCGGATCAACATCGGCTGGTTCTCGGCGGTTCTCGCAGTCGCCCTGTGTGTCGGGGTGGTGGCGGCGCGACACCGCTCCCTGCGCTGGATCGCACTGGCGATCACGCCCGGTGCCGGTATCGCATCGGCGGCATGGTGGAACGGGCGCACGCTCTTCGACAACCTGGCGATCTTCGTGTTCTGCACGGCGATCGCGGCTGCGGCCTGGGGAGTCGGGGTAGCGATCCGCGAGAACTCGGCCCGGATCGCCGCCTTCACGCAGGCAGCGCGCCTCGAGACCCGACTCGAGACGACCGAGTCGAGCCTCAGCCTCGCCGACGAGCGCAACCGCCTCGCGCAGGAGATGCACGACGTGGTCGCGCACTCGCTCGCCGTGATCGTGGCGCAGGCCGACGGCGCCCGCTATCTCAAGGACGCCCGGCCGCAGGCGATGGCCGACGCCCTCGAGGCGATCTCCGGCTCTGCGCGGTCGGCGCTGCTCGACGTGCAGGGCATGATCGACGGGATGCTCGACGGCACCGAGGCGCCGCAGCCGACGCTCGAGCAGCTCCCCGACCTGGTCGAGGGCTCGCGCGGAGCCGGCCTCGACGTGACGCAGGTCACGGCTGGCGAGCCCGCCGCGCTCGGCCTCGCCCAGCAGGCCGCGGCCTACCGCATCGTGCAGGAGGGGCTGACGAACGCCCTGCGGCATCGCGGGCGCGGCAGCGCCGTGTCGCTGGTCTTCGACTGGCGCGGGCCGGGGCTCTCGATCCAGCTGGTCTCGAGCGGAGAGGGCGAGCAGTCGGCGCTCGAGACGCGGGGGAGCGGACGCGGTGTCACCGGCATGCAGGAGCGCGCGCGCCTCGCCGGCGGCTGGCTCGCCGACGGCGCCGACGAGAGCGGCGACCACCGCCTGACCGCCTTCATCCCGTACCGCGAGCTGGACGCCGAGGAGCACCTGGCGGCGGCGACCGGCCCGCTCCCTGCCGCGGCCGCATCGTCGGCGGCTCCGTCGTCGCCCGCGCCCGCTGGCGCCGCCCCGCGTCCGGCCGCACCCGGAGCGCTCGCGTGA
- the thrS gene encoding threonine--tRNA ligase, translated as MTEQTGFDLFPDRSVVALRVDGELKDLATTVTETQTVEPVTIDSPDGLNILRHSAAHVLAQAVQRINPEAKLGIGPPVTDGFYYDFDVATPFTPEDLKAIEKEMDRIIRQGQRFVRRVVSDDEARRELAAEPYKLELIGLKGGSAESGDNESVEVGAGELTIYENVDGKTGERYWQDLCRGPHLPSTRLIGNGAKLMRVAAAYWRGSEKNPQLQRIYGTAWPTKDELRAYLTRLEEAAKRDHRKLGKELDLFSFPDEIGSGLAVFHPKGGVVRAEIENYMRERLIAHGYEQVYSPHITKANLFETSGHLQWYKDGMFPAMHLDEETDAEGHVTRQGQDYYLKPMNCPMHNLIFRARGRSYRELPLRLAEFGTVYRYEKSGQLSGLTRVRGLTQDDAHVYVTPDQVKAEVASQLEFVLETLRGYGLTDFYLELSTKDPEKYVGSDEAWDEATDTLRQVAEESGLELVADPGGAAFYGPKISVQARDAIGRTWQLSTVQLDFNQPERFELEYTASDGTKQQPVMIHRALLGSIERFFAILLEHYAGAFPAWLAPVQVVGIPIAEEFNDYLGEIIARLRKAGVRAELDASDDRMQKKIRTHTQQKVPFQLIAGEQDRAGGSVSFRFRDGTQDNGVPVDEAVRRILEAIETKAQV; from the coding sequence GTGACTGAGCAGACCGGATTCGACCTCTTCCCCGACCGCTCCGTCGTCGCCCTGCGCGTCGACGGCGAGCTGAAGGACCTGGCGACGACGGTCACCGAGACTCAGACCGTCGAGCCGGTCACGATCGACTCCCCGGACGGGCTCAACATCCTCCGTCACTCGGCCGCGCACGTGCTCGCGCAGGCCGTGCAGCGCATCAACCCCGAGGCCAAGCTCGGCATCGGCCCGCCCGTCACCGACGGCTTCTACTACGACTTCGACGTCGCCACCCCCTTCACGCCCGAGGACCTCAAGGCGATCGAGAAGGAGATGGACCGCATCATCCGCCAGGGCCAGCGCTTCGTGCGCCGCGTCGTGAGCGATGACGAGGCGCGCCGCGAGCTCGCCGCCGAGCCCTACAAGCTCGAGCTCATAGGCCTCAAGGGCGGCTCGGCCGAGAGCGGCGACAACGAGTCGGTCGAGGTCGGCGCCGGCGAGCTGACGATCTACGAGAACGTCGACGGCAAGACCGGCGAGCGCTACTGGCAGGACCTCTGCCGCGGACCGCACCTGCCGAGCACTCGCCTGATCGGCAACGGTGCGAAGCTCATGCGCGTGGCCGCCGCCTACTGGCGCGGCAGCGAGAAGAACCCGCAGCTGCAGCGCATCTACGGCACCGCCTGGCCGACGAAAGACGAGCTGCGCGCCTACCTGACCCGTCTCGAGGAGGCGGCGAAGCGCGACCACCGCAAGCTCGGCAAGGAACTCGACCTCTTCTCCTTCCCCGACGAGATCGGCTCGGGCCTCGCGGTCTTCCACCCCAAGGGCGGCGTCGTGCGCGCCGAGATCGAGAACTACATGCGCGAGCGCCTCATCGCGCACGGCTACGAGCAGGTCTACTCGCCGCACATCACCAAGGCGAACCTGTTCGAGACCAGCGGCCACCTGCAGTGGTACAAGGACGGGATGTTCCCGGCGATGCACCTCGACGAGGAGACGGATGCCGAAGGGCACGTCACCCGCCAGGGCCAGGACTACTACCTGAAGCCCATGAACTGCCCCATGCACAACCTGATCTTCCGGGCGCGCGGACGCAGCTACCGCGAGCTGCCGCTGCGCCTCGCGGAGTTCGGCACCGTCTACCGCTACGAGAAGAGCGGCCAGCTCTCGGGGCTGACCCGTGTGCGCGGCCTCACGCAGGACGACGCGCACGTCTACGTCACGCCCGACCAGGTCAAGGCCGAGGTCGCCAGCCAGCTCGAGTTCGTGCTCGAGACCCTGCGCGGCTACGGACTCACCGACTTCTACCTCGAGCTCTCGACGAAGGACCCGGAGAAGTACGTCGGCAGCGACGAGGCCTGGGATGAGGCGACCGACACCCTGCGTCAGGTCGCCGAGGAGTCGGGCCTCGAGCTCGTCGCCGACCCCGGTGGCGCGGCCTTCTACGGCCCGAAGATCTCGGTGCAGGCGCGCGACGCGATCGGCCGCACCTGGCAGCTCTCGACCGTGCAGCTCGACTTCAACCAGCCGGAGCGCTTCGAGCTGGAGTACACCGCATCCGACGGCACGAAGCAGCAGCCGGTCATGATCCACCGCGCGCTGCTCGGCTCGATCGAGCGCTTCTTCGCGATCCTGCTCGAGCACTACGCCGGCGCCTTCCCCGCCTGGCTCGCGCCCGTTCAGGTGGTCGGCATCCCGATCGCCGAGGAGTTCAACGACTACCTCGGCGAGATCATCGCCCGTCTGCGGAAGGCCGGCGTGCGCGCCGAGCTCGATGCCAGCGACGACCGGATGCAGAAGAAGATCCGCACGCACACGCAGCAGAAGGTGCCGTTCCAGCTGATCGCGGGCGAGCAGGATCGCGCCGGCGGATCGGTCAGCTTCCGCTTCCGCGACGGCACGCAGGACAACGGCGTGCCGGTCGACGAGGCGGTGCGACGCATCCTCGAGGCCATCGAGACGAAGGCCCAGGTCTGA
- a CDS encoding YebC/PmpR family DNA-binding transcriptional regulator produces the protein MSGHSKWATTKHKKAVIDQRRAKSFAKLIKNIEVAAKIGGADLSGNPTLVDAVQKAKKTSVPNDNIDRAIKRGAGLTGETIDYTTIMYEGYGANGVAFYVECLTDNKNRAAAEVRTAFSRNGGTLADPGSVAYNFSRKGVISVTKTDGVTEDAILEAVLEAGAEEVVDQGGGFEILTDPSDLVAARTALQGAGIDYDSADAEFVPNLQVEADADTARKVFRLIDALEDSDDVQNVYTNIQVNADVQAELDADSDD, from the coding sequence GTGAGCGGGCATTCCAAGTGGGCGACGACCAAGCACAAGAAGGCGGTCATCGACCAGCGCCGCGCGAAGTCGTTCGCCAAGCTCATCAAGAACATCGAGGTGGCCGCCAAGATCGGCGGCGCCGACCTCTCCGGCAATCCGACGCTCGTCGACGCCGTGCAGAAGGCCAAGAAGACCTCGGTTCCCAATGACAACATCGACCGCGCCATCAAGCGCGGTGCGGGTCTCACCGGCGAGACGATCGACTACACGACGATCATGTACGAGGGCTACGGAGCCAACGGCGTCGCGTTCTACGTCGAGTGCCTCACCGACAACAAGAACCGCGCCGCCGCCGAGGTGCGCACCGCGTTCTCGCGCAACGGCGGCACTCTCGCCGACCCGGGCAGCGTCGCCTACAACTTCAGCCGCAAGGGCGTCATCTCGGTCACGAAGACCGACGGCGTGACCGAGGATGCGATCCTCGAGGCCGTGCTCGAGGCCGGGGCCGAGGAGGTCGTCGACCAGGGCGGCGGCTTCGAGATCCTGACCGACCCCTCCGACCTCGTCGCCGCGCGCACAGCGCTGCAGGGCGCGGGCATCGACTACGACTCGGCCGACGCCGAGTTCGTGCCGAACCTGCAGGTCGAGGCCGACGCCGACACGGCGCGCAAGGTCTTCCGCCTGATCGACGCGCTCGAGGACAGCGACGACGTGCAGAACGTGTACACCAACATCCAGGTGAACGCCGACGTGCAGGCCGAGCTCGACGCCGACTCGGACGACTGA
- the pdxY gene encoding pyridoxal kinase PdxY has protein sequence MKVLSIQSAVAYGHVGNSAAVFPLQRIGVEVLPVYTVNFSNHTGYGAWRGPLISPDDVREVITGIEERGVFGEIDVVLSGYQGGEGIGEVIIDAVTRVKAANPNAIYACDPVMGNAKSGCFVAPAIPVLLRERVVPVADVITPNQFELGFLTETEPDTLESTLASADLARAMGPTTVLVTSVERPDRPEGTIEMLAVDDQGAWLVQTPHLPFKANGSGDVTAALFTAHHRRTGSAAEALETAVSSVFDLLRTTHEAGARELLLVESQEFYANPRRQFTVTQVR, from the coding sequence ATGAAGGTGCTGTCCATCCAGTCCGCGGTCGCCTACGGCCATGTCGGCAACTCGGCGGCCGTGTTCCCGCTGCAGCGCATCGGCGTCGAGGTGCTGCCGGTCTACACGGTCAACTTCTCCAACCACACGGGATACGGCGCCTGGCGCGGCCCGCTGATCTCGCCCGACGACGTGCGCGAGGTCATCACCGGCATCGAGGAGCGCGGCGTCTTCGGCGAGATCGACGTCGTGCTGTCGGGCTACCAGGGCGGCGAGGGCATCGGCGAGGTCATCATCGACGCCGTCACTCGCGTCAAGGCGGCGAACCCGAACGCGATCTACGCCTGCGACCCGGTCATGGGCAACGCCAAGTCGGGATGCTTCGTCGCCCCCGCGATCCCGGTGCTGCTGCGTGAGCGCGTCGTGCCGGTCGCCGACGTGATCACGCCGAACCAGTTCGAGCTCGGCTTCCTCACCGAGACCGAGCCCGACACGCTCGAGTCGACCCTCGCCTCCGCCGACCTCGCGCGCGCGATGGGACCGACGACGGTGCTCGTCACGAGCGTCGAGCGCCCCGACCGGCCCGAGGGCACGATCGAGATGCTCGCCGTCGACGACCAAGGCGCCTGGCTGGTGCAGACCCCGCACCTGCCGTTCAAGGCGAACGGCTCGGGGGATGTCACGGCAGCCCTGTTCACGGCGCACCACCGCCGCACCGGCTCGGCCGCCGAGGCGCTGGAGACGGCCGTGTCGAGCGTCTTCGACCTGCTCCGCACGACCCACGAGGCGGGCGCCCGCGAGCTGCTGCTCGTCGAGTCGCAGGAGTTCTACGCGAACCCGCGCCGCCAGTTCACCGTGACGCAGGTGCGCTGA